From the Nonlabens marinus S1-08 genome, one window contains:
- a CDS encoding pyrophosphohydrolase domain-containing protein, producing MKNSIDAVQKFHKAFKLNIQEEPTVQISLERKLLRYELMREENEEYLEAAKNDDLIEVADALGDMLYILCGTIIEHGMQEVITDVFEEIQRSNMSKLGADGEPIYREDGKVLKGPDYFKPDFGKILSKYK from the coding sequence ATGAAGAATAGCATTGATGCCGTCCAAAAATTCCACAAAGCCTTCAAACTGAATATTCAAGAAGAGCCTACTGTTCAAATCTCTCTAGAACGCAAATTATTGCGTTATGAGTTGATGCGAGAGGAAAATGAAGAATATCTAGAAGCTGCAAAAAATGATGATCTTATAGAGGTCGCTGATGCCTTAGGTGACATGTTGTACATCTTATGCGGTACTATTATAGAACACGGTATGCAGGAAGTCATTACCGATGTTTTTGAAGAGATTCAGCGATCAAACATGAGTAAGTTAGGAGCTGATGGAGAGCCTATTTATAGGGAGGACGGCAAGGTTCTTAAGGGTCCGGATTATTTTAAGCCAGATTTTGGCAAGATATTGAGCAAATACAAGTGA
- a CDS encoding PH domain-containing protein: MLDLSTPTRQSKKSILLYVLKNVKALLIFALYAIFGIGNWTDLRVMIGLTALFAVVGLVMPVLKYYFFTFHIEDDELIIQQGVLNKERKAIPLERIQSVNIQQNLVQRILQLVSVEVETAGSKAKELEIPGLDGAFAASFKNLLQDQVPISRESNIEIATEEQDVKDATSHTAYKREQNTLLILEFTDLLKIAMTQNHVRSGLLALGVVVGFWYKIKDVVERFYGDVFENFEWEDVISYASLSLVLFALVLFIVVSLLVSLARTFNKYYGFELRKSGNYLEAQMGLFNKREVKIPINKIQLLEFHSNPLRRLLNYQTAKIYQAQSEGSKTTSIDVPACNPAMVLRLQHLMHGNSLTEDHEVLQSIASSHARLSFYILSIPLIATAAVFAYFEIYIGTVIAILILLWTTYQAYRDGQCTRIEADQELLVLQSGWLFHSTIITPVFKMQALEKWRSIFLKRRQQIHFKLHTAAGSRGLRYFKETEVSALKNSIINRVISSQQRWM; encoded by the coding sequence ATGCTTGATTTATCAACTCCTACTCGACAAAGTAAAAAGAGCATTTTGCTTTATGTTCTCAAGAATGTAAAAGCACTGTTGATTTTTGCTCTTTACGCCATCTTTGGAATTGGGAATTGGACAGACTTAAGGGTCATGATAGGTTTGACGGCTCTATTTGCAGTGGTGGGGCTGGTGATGCCTGTTTTGAAATATTATTTTTTTACGTTCCACATCGAGGATGACGAGCTCATCATCCAGCAGGGTGTTCTCAATAAAGAACGCAAGGCGATACCTCTAGAGCGCATTCAATCGGTAAATATTCAGCAAAATTTAGTACAACGCATTCTGCAATTGGTATCTGTTGAGGTGGAGACTGCTGGGTCTAAAGCAAAAGAATTAGAGATTCCAGGTTTGGACGGTGCTTTTGCGGCATCTTTCAAAAACTTGCTTCAAGATCAGGTGCCTATTTCTAGAGAATCTAATATAGAAATTGCTACTGAAGAACAAGATGTAAAAGATGCCACGTCTCATACGGCATATAAAAGGGAACAGAATACCTTATTAATTCTTGAATTTACGGATCTACTGAAGATCGCCATGACTCAAAATCACGTGCGCAGTGGCTTGCTTGCGCTTGGGGTGGTTGTGGGTTTTTGGTATAAAATTAAAGACGTAGTAGAACGATTTTACGGTGATGTTTTTGAAAATTTTGAATGGGAAGACGTGATCAGTTATGCGAGCCTGAGTTTAGTGCTTTTTGCTTTAGTACTATTCATTGTCGTTTCTTTATTAGTAAGCCTGGCTCGAACTTTCAATAAGTATTACGGCTTTGAATTGCGCAAGTCTGGAAATTATCTAGAGGCGCAAATGGGTTTATTTAATAAACGAGAGGTCAAAATTCCTATAAATAAAATTCAGCTGTTGGAGTTTCATAGCAATCCGTTGCGCCGTTTGCTCAATTACCAAACAGCAAAGATCTATCAAGCCCAGTCTGAAGGTTCTAAAACCACGAGTATCGACGTACCTGCTTGTAATCCAGCAATGGTGTTGAGGCTGCAGCATTTGATGCATGGAAATAGTCTTACAGAGGATCATGAGGTGCTGCAATCCATTGCTTCATCCCATGCCCGCTTGAGTTTCTATATTCTATCGATCCCTTTAATTGCCACTGCTGCAGTTTTTGCCTATTTTGAGATTTATATAGGTACTGTTATAGCTATATTGATATTATTATGGACCACCTATCAAGCGTATAGGGATGGTCAATGCACTAGGATTGAGGCAGATCAAGAGCTGCTAGTTTTACAATCTGGATGGTTGTTTCACAGCACCATTATTACTCCGGTTTTCAAGATGCAGGCACTAGAAAAATGGCGCAGTATATTTTTAAAACGCCGTCAGCAGATCCATTTTAAGCTGCATACAGCTGCAGGATCTCGTGGATTACGTTATTTTAAAGAAACCGAAGTAAGCGCTCTTAAAAACAGCATCATCAATCGAGTGATCAGTTCGCAGCAGCGCTGGATGTAA
- a CDS encoding nuclear transport factor 2 family protein — translation MMKYALLFVGLIAFAKANSQEVTSTASSMVHLQSHPAEKVVEDFFESFHAQDTTALRAFMAEGAALKSLSIKGEQRQVSSTSLDQFLTSIASIPAGVDFQEEVTGITSLGNESIASVHADYIFHLNGKKTHTGTNVFTVVWKENRWLIIQITDTRIY, via the coding sequence ATGATGAAATATGCACTGTTATTTGTAGGGCTTATCGCTTTCGCGAAAGCGAACTCTCAAGAAGTTACATCAACCGCTAGCAGCATGGTACACTTACAGTCTCATCCTGCAGAAAAAGTTGTGGAGGACTTTTTTGAAAGTTTTCACGCTCAAGACACTACAGCATTGCGAGCATTTATGGCAGAAGGTGCCGCTCTCAAGTCCTTATCCATAAAAGGAGAGCAGCGTCAGGTTTCTTCAACTTCACTGGATCAATTTTTAACTTCCATCGCCTCCATTCCAGCGGGAGTGGACTTTCAAGAGGAAGTGACAGGAATCACCAGTTTAGGTAATGAATCTATCGCCAGTGTTCATGCTGATTATATTTTTCATCTAAATGGTAAGAAGACGCACACGGGTACCAATGTATTTACCGTGGTATGGAAAGAAAATAGGTGGTTAATTATCCAAATAACGGACACCCGAATCTATTAA
- a CDS encoding YncE family protein encodes MIAYLVIENDQNLYIMKKLTLPTAFLLSAYALVSCSTDNESVDDTSIAFDGPKVTLFTGSNTSGKINMFDLSDMKNITNKSFQSSSRDSGGLRFDPINGSLIEASRSESNVLVFENINNMQSGASLAPSLRADVEVKNARDIAVSGNRIVVSADALEPRDSNKFYVYESNGSSLRLVKIFETGYQHWGIFIEGNRLYAAMDNSNSIAVYNDFFNKPAGVLTADDVVNVEGAQSLRGITYDEFEDTLFLADVGNPLDDSDGAIHTIKNFSVKYSGMGSYGSFAAVDVKTVRGSKSMLGNPVALEYDTIGKVLYAAERSTNGGMALGFNKLDEAGDFAPMMQQSVSGISSIHLNVE; translated from the coding sequence ATGATTGCATATTTGGTCATTGAAAACGATCAAAACCTCTACATCATGAAAAAACTTACTTTACCTACCGCATTCCTTTTAAGTGCTTATGCATTGGTATCTTGTTCTACAGACAATGAAAGTGTTGATGACACTAGCATTGCATTTGATGGTCCTAAGGTGACTTTGTTTACTGGAAGCAATACCTCAGGAAAGATCAATATGTTTGATCTTTCTGATATGAAGAATATCACTAATAAGTCTTTTCAATCTTCTAGTAGGGATAGTGGTGGTTTGAGATTTGATCCTATTAACGGATCTCTCATTGAGGCCTCTAGATCTGAAAGTAATGTACTGGTTTTTGAAAATATCAACAACATGCAAAGTGGAGCATCACTAGCACCATCCTTAAGAGCAGATGTTGAAGTGAAAAACGCTCGTGATATCGCAGTCTCAGGAAATAGAATTGTGGTTTCTGCTGACGCTTTAGAGCCAAGAGATAGCAACAAATTTTATGTATACGAATCCAATGGTAGCTCTTTACGTTTAGTGAAGATTTTTGAAACAGGTTATCAGCACTGGGGCATCTTTATCGAGGGAAATCGCTTATATGCCGCTATGGATAACAGTAACTCCATCGCAGTGTACAATGACTTCTTCAATAAACCAGCAGGTGTATTAACCGCAGATGATGTGGTTAATGTTGAAGGTGCGCAATCCTTAAGAGGAATCACTTATGATGAATTTGAAGACACTTTGTTTTTAGCAGATGTTGGGAACCCACTAGATGACAGTGACGGTGCTATCCATACTATTAAAAACTTCTCTGTAAAATATAGTGGGATGGGATCCTACGGTAGTTTTGCAGCAGTTGACGTAAAAACAGTACGTGGTTCTAAAAGCATGTTAGGCAATCCTGTGGCTTTAGAGTATGATACTATAGGAAAAGTACTTTATGCAGCTGAGCGCAGCACGAATGGTGGTATGGCTTTAGGCTTTAATAAACTCGACGAGGCAGGAGATTTTGCTCCAATGATGCAACAGTCCGTTTCAGGAATATCTAGCATACATTTAAATGTGGAATAA
- a CDS encoding PH domain-containing protein: MTNVQVLASDLPAVEESDFKKHPKRFLNKKLIAKVLFFIPLLIGVIVIAFLVDPLWIFWASLAAWIVLLLITLFFSYKEYFVRGYVLREHDITYKHGWVFHHEITVPFNRIQHTEIKDGPIDRLFTLCELEIYTAGGSASDLSLSGLDPEDALKLKEFISSKTALHA; encoded by the coding sequence ATGACTAATGTTCAGGTACTAGCAAGCGACTTACCCGCCGTGGAAGAATCAGATTTCAAAAAACATCCTAAGCGATTTTTGAATAAAAAGCTGATTGCTAAGGTTTTGTTTTTCATACCACTGCTAATAGGAGTGATCGTGATTGCTTTTTTGGTAGATCCACTTTGGATCTTTTGGGCCAGTCTAGCAGCCTGGATTGTACTTTTATTGATTACTTTATTTTTCTCTTATAAAGAATACTTTGTCCGCGGTTATGTATTGAGAGAGCATGATATTACCTATAAACATGGTTGGGTATTCCATCATGAAATTACAGTGCCATTTAACCGCATCCAGCATACCGAGATCAAGGATGGACCCATTGATCGATTGTTCACACTATGTGAATTAGAAATTTACACTGCCGGTGGTAGTGCTTCAGATCTAAGCTTATCTGGTTTAGATCCAGAGGATGCGCTAAAGCTCAAAGAATTTATTTCAAGTAAGACAGCACTACATGCTTGA
- a CDS encoding FecCD family ABC transporter permease, translating to MKTKTYIALVALLLLLFVADVALGSVYISIPDIWDALVGSPDTTGHYIITQLRLPRAVMAVLTGIGLAISGMLMQTLFRNPLAGPFVLGISSGAGLGVAISIMGGSLLGLGVLSGFGIITSSILGSLAVFLLIILISMRIKDTMGLLIIGLMVGSLSSAVVGILQYFSPSEQLRRYVFWGLGSLSSLSWDELAIITAIIFISLIGLLFIIKPLNVLLLGETYARSLGIPLKQTRWIIISITCLLAGSITAFAGPIAFIGLAVPHIARMLLPSMDHKKLIPLVMIIGASLLLACDIVAQIPFSNYSLPINAVTSLVGAPLVIWLIVKKRYLRF from the coding sequence TTGAAAACCAAAACATACATAGCGCTAGTTGCATTACTCTTGCTTCTTTTTGTGGCAGACGTGGCATTGGGTTCTGTTTATATTTCCATACCTGACATTTGGGATGCCCTCGTGGGTTCTCCTGATACTACAGGTCATTACATTATTACGCAACTACGTTTGCCAAGAGCTGTTATGGCTGTTCTAACCGGCATTGGTCTCGCTATTTCTGGTATGCTCATGCAAACTTTGTTTAGGAATCCGCTGGCGGGCCCGTTTGTTTTAGGAATTTCTTCTGGTGCTGGATTAGGAGTTGCTATTTCTATTATGGGCGGTTCATTATTAGGGCTAGGAGTCTTGTCAGGGTTCGGGATCATTACTTCCAGTATTTTAGGAAGTCTGGCTGTTTTTTTATTGATTATTTTAATTTCAATGCGTATCAAAGACACGATGGGGCTGCTGATTATAGGTTTGATGGTGGGAAGTTTGAGTAGCGCAGTGGTAGGGATTTTACAATATTTCAGTCCTAGTGAGCAGTTAAGAAGGTATGTTTTCTGGGGATTGGGAAGTCTTTCCAGTTTATCGTGGGATGAATTAGCAATTATTACCGCCATTATATTCATCTCGCTCATCGGTTTGCTTTTCATCATTAAACCATTGAATGTCTTATTATTAGGAGAAACGTATGCCCGTAGTTTAGGTATCCCATTAAAACAAACGCGCTGGATCATTATTTCAATTACTTGTCTCCTGGCAGGATCCATTACCGCATTTGCAGGGCCTATTGCATTTATAGGACTCGCCGTACCTCATATCGCACGCATGCTGTTGCCTAGTATGGATCACAAAAAATTAATCCCGCTAGTCATGATCATAGGTGCTTCACTCCTACTGGCTTGCGATATTGTCGCACAGATCCCATTCTCAAACTACTCCTTACCCATTAACGCAGTCACTTCCTTAGTGGGCGCACCACTGGTCATCTGGCTCATCGTTAAAAAAAGATACCTTAGATTCTGA
- a CDS encoding LVIVD repeat-containing protein has translation MKNFTLPAALLFSAFAFVSCSTDSEGIDDTSAPLTLSKATLFTGSNTSGKINMFDVSDMNEITNKSFQSASRDSDGIHYDPINDCLFEASRSERDVLVFENLNNNENGASLAPSLRSDVQVENPRDIAVSGNRIVVSSDAAGPGESNKFYVYESTPNSVRLVNIYETGYQHWGIFLRGNTLYAAMDNSGRIAVYNDFFSNTSGELTADDIFRVTGAKSLRGVTYDEVEDKLFLADVGNPLNDSDGAIHTIDNFSVIYSGMNAFSSINASDVKTITGANTMLGNPVDLEYDNKAKVLYAAERSTNGGMALAFDNFSNGGNMSPRMKQAVSGISSIYLNVE, from the coding sequence ATGAAAAATTTTACTCTACCCGCCGCATTACTTTTTAGCGCTTTCGCATTTGTTTCATGTTCTACTGATTCTGAAGGAATCGATGACACTAGTGCTCCACTAACTCTTTCTAAAGCAACCCTTTTTACAGGAAGTAATACTTCAGGTAAAATCAACATGTTTGATGTTTCAGACATGAACGAGATCACCAACAAATCTTTTCAATCTGCAAGTCGTGATAGTGATGGTATTCATTATGATCCCATCAACGACTGTTTATTTGAAGCCTCCAGATCTGAAAGAGATGTGTTGGTTTTTGAAAACTTAAACAATAATGAAAACGGTGCTTCATTAGCGCCTTCACTTAGATCTGACGTTCAAGTTGAAAACCCTAGAGATATTGCAGTTTCAGGGAATCGCATAGTTGTATCATCTGATGCTGCTGGACCTGGAGAAAGCAATAAGTTCTACGTTTATGAGTCCACACCTAACTCTGTAAGACTTGTAAATATCTATGAAACTGGATATCAACATTGGGGAATATTCCTAAGAGGTAATACACTTTATGCAGCCATGGATAACAGCGGTAGAATCGCAGTTTACAATGACTTTTTCTCTAACACTTCAGGTGAATTAACCGCAGACGATATCTTTAGAGTTACAGGAGCAAAGTCATTAAGAGGCGTAACTTATGATGAAGTAGAAGACAAATTGTTTCTTGCAGATGTAGGAAACCCATTAAACGATAGTGATGGAGCAATTCACACAATCGATAACTTCTCCGTAATCTACAGTGGTATGAATGCCTTCAGCTCTATCAATGCATCTGATGTAAAAACTATTACTGGAGCAAACACCATGTTGGGTAACCCAGTTGATCTTGAGTACGATAACAAAGCTAAAGTACTCTATGCAGCAGAGCGTAGTACAAACGGTGGAATGGCTCTAGCTTTTGATAACTTTTCTAACGGTGGCAATATGTCTCCTAGAATGAAGCAAGCAGTATCAGGAATCTCTAGCATTTACTTGAATGTGGAGTAA
- a CDS encoding TonB-dependent receptor plug domain-containing protein — translation MIRKIISVSILAVSMIVSAQTDSTLVNLEDVLVTANSKFEIKRKDSGKPVIKITREDIEKQSAASIADLLNQYAGIEINGARSNAGQNLGYFIRGGNNRQVSFLIDGAQVNDASNIASDFDLRLISLDQVEEIEILKGASSSLYGANASTAVINIKLKEAARKKLQVTLSSFLGTNTSSELGINGVDEFTTNIYASGRASNGLTYAAGFSHQSTDGLSAAEAAEDAPANESDAFNRINLLGRIGYDNDRNFKLTSYISLDEYKAEFDNFDLTDGDNETYNKQIRWGTNVNWNYSDKGEIVYTDVSTHTKRDTRSGFPSIFNADGYSLDLYHKYTLGFKEGHELKTIGGFNFRTDQFESFSIPSGSSSFEQEISTDQANAQIYDPYVNAVYLSDFGLNLNAGLRYNNHSEYDAQFVYSINPSYSVEVGESILKGYATYSTAYITPSLFQLFDSTFGNADLQPEENRTIETGVEFLYKSSSLGVTFFNRKEENLVIFTNIDPVNFVFQYQNVENELTARGVEVTAQTSLFNDILQVNGNYSFTERDNAPLLVRIPKHKINASARVNVLPRTFLTARYQYNDGRGDAFFNSQTFASEAVVLDSYQLVDLDATYKLEKKQVTFFAGVSNLLNADYQELFGYQTRGRNYKVGVRLAF, via the coding sequence ATGATCAGAAAAATAATTTCAGTAAGTATTTTGGCCGTCAGCATGATAGTTTCAGCTCAAACGGACTCCACATTAGTCAACCTAGAAGATGTGCTGGTCACAGCAAATTCTAAGTTTGAAATCAAACGCAAGGATAGCGGTAAACCTGTAATCAAGATTACTAGGGAAGACATTGAGAAGCAAAGTGCTGCAAGCATTGCAGATCTGCTCAATCAATATGCGGGTATTGAGATCAATGGAGCCCGCAGTAATGCAGGACAAAATTTAGGATATTTTATTCGTGGTGGGAATAACAGACAAGTCTCATTTCTAATTGATGGCGCTCAAGTAAATGATGCCAGTAATATTGCTAGTGATTTCGATTTACGATTGATCAGCCTGGATCAGGTAGAAGAAATAGAGATTTTGAAAGGAGCTTCCAGTTCATTGTATGGCGCTAACGCCAGTACAGCGGTCATTAATATCAAACTTAAAGAAGCTGCTCGCAAGAAACTTCAAGTCACCCTGTCTTCGTTTTTAGGGACGAACACCAGTTCAGAACTTGGTATCAATGGAGTAGATGAGTTTACTACAAATATCTATGCGAGTGGCCGGGCATCTAATGGATTGACTTATGCGGCAGGCTTTTCTCATCAATCTACAGATGGACTCAGCGCCGCAGAAGCGGCTGAGGATGCTCCGGCAAACGAGTCCGATGCTTTTAACCGCATCAACTTACTAGGTAGGATAGGTTATGACAACGATCGTAATTTTAAACTGACCAGTTACATCAGTCTGGATGAATACAAAGCAGAATTTGATAATTTTGATTTGACTGATGGGGATAATGAAACCTATAATAAACAAATACGCTGGGGAACTAATGTCAATTGGAACTATTCAGATAAGGGAGAAATAGTTTATACCGACGTTAGCACCCATACCAAACGAGATACTCGCAGTGGATTCCCTAGTATTTTTAATGCAGATGGTTATTCTTTAGATCTGTATCATAAATACACACTTGGATTCAAAGAAGGTCACGAACTTAAAACTATTGGCGGCTTTAACTTTAGAACAGACCAATTTGAAAGTTTTTCCATTCCCTCTGGGAGTTCCAGTTTTGAACAAGAAATCAGCACAGATCAGGCAAATGCTCAGATTTATGATCCTTATGTTAATGCCGTTTACCTCAGTGATTTTGGATTGAATTTGAACGCTGGATTGCGGTATAACAACCACAGTGAATATGATGCTCAATTTGTATACAGCATCAACCCGTCCTATTCTGTAGAAGTGGGAGAGTCGATCTTGAAAGGATATGCGACTTATAGCACCGCTTATATCACGCCATCTTTATTTCAATTGTTTGACTCCACCTTTGGAAATGCAGATTTGCAGCCAGAAGAAAACAGAACCATAGAAACAGGGGTTGAATTCCTTTACAAGAGTTCTAGTCTAGGTGTTACCTTTTTTAATAGAAAAGAAGAAAACCTAGTGATATTTACAAATATAGATCCGGTGAACTTTGTGTTCCAATATCAAAACGTGGAAAATGAACTTACCGCAAGAGGTGTAGAAGTCACGGCACAAACATCATTATTCAATGATATACTTCAGGTAAACGGGAATTATTCTTTTACTGAACGTGATAATGCGCCTTTACTGGTTCGCATTCCTAAACATAAAATAAATGCTTCCGCTAGAGTAAATGTATTGCCTAGAACCTTCCTAACCGCCAGGTACCAATACAACGATGGTCGTGGAGATGCTTTTTTTAACAGTCAAACCTTTGCCAGTGAAGCTGTGGTATTAGATAGTTATCAATTGGTAGACCTAGATGCGACCTATAAATTAGAGAAGAAACAAGTTACTTTTTTTGCGGGAGTGTCTAATTTATTGAATGCAGATTATCAGGAGCTATTTGGCTACCAGACCCGCGGAAGAAATTATAAAGTAGGGGTGAGGTTGGCATTTTAA
- a CDS encoding ABC transporter substrate-binding protein codes for MKNIVLGCSLLIIALLVSCKNEHPAESSAAITVIDTLEVKYAKGFDLLEINDGYRIRIFNPWPGSKDTLQLDVNRQATVGDVQIPVQKFIATSTTHIPPLVLLKETDRLIGFPDTDYISSPVMRKRIDAGNVEDLGSNETVNLERTISLVPDLVMGYGIDADNPLYQSMMESGIPVLYNADWTEDHPLGRAEWIKVFGVLFDKEKEAYEIFNRIESDYLAAKARVKDLEKPTVIAGATWKDVWYLPYGNSWQGTLINDAGGDYIYKHTEGSGSLSYNLERVLTDAQQADYWIAPGQYTSYSKMLADNLSYQRFKAFQEQRLYTFALGTGATGGVIYYEEASMRPDLVLKDLITIFHGNATSDALYFFDPLTD; via the coding sequence ATGAAGAATATTGTTCTAGGCTGCTCACTTTTGATCATAGCCCTACTAGTTTCTTGCAAGAATGAACATCCCGCTGAGAGTTCTGCAGCAATAACAGTAATCGATACGCTGGAGGTCAAATATGCCAAAGGTTTTGATTTATTGGAAATTAACGACGGCTATAGGATACGTATTTTCAATCCCTGGCCTGGATCTAAAGACACTTTACAACTAGACGTGAATCGTCAGGCCACAGTAGGCGATGTACAGATACCTGTTCAGAAATTTATTGCTACTTCTACAACTCATATTCCGCCTCTTGTTTTATTAAAGGAAACCGATCGGTTAATCGGTTTTCCAGATACTGATTATATAAGCTCTCCAGTGATGCGCAAACGTATTGATGCAGGAAATGTGGAGGATCTGGGCTCTAATGAAACCGTCAACCTAGAACGCACGATATCTCTAGTGCCTGATCTGGTCATGGGCTATGGCATCGATGCTGACAATCCATTGTACCAGTCCATGATGGAATCAGGGATTCCTGTGCTGTATAATGCCGACTGGACCGAGGATCACCCACTAGGTCGCGCGGAATGGATTAAGGTATTTGGAGTATTGTTTGATAAGGAAAAAGAAGCTTACGAGATATTCAATAGGATAGAATCTGATTATCTAGCTGCTAAGGCTCGTGTGAAGGATCTAGAAAAACCTACGGTTATTGCAGGCGCCACCTGGAAAGATGTGTGGTATTTACCTTATGGGAATTCCTGGCAGGGAACTTTAATCAATGATGCTGGTGGGGATTACATCTATAAACATACAGAAGGCTCTGGATCCTTATCCTATAATCTAGAACGGGTACTTACAGATGCCCAACAAGCCGATTACTGGATCGCGCCTGGTCAATACACCTCCTATTCAAAAATGCTCGCAGACAACTTATCCTACCAGCGATTCAAGGCATTTCAAGAGCAACGACTGTACACTTTTGCTCTAGGGACGGGAGCTACGGGTGGTGTGATTTATTATGAAGAAGCATCCATGCGACCTGACCTTGTCTTAAAAGATCTTATTACCATTTTTCATGGGAACGCAACTAGTGATGCTCTCTACTTCTTTGATCCATTAACCGATTGA